The following proteins are co-located in the Tripterygium wilfordii isolate XIE 37 chromosome 2, ASM1340144v1, whole genome shotgun sequence genome:
- the LOC120015244 gene encoding uncharacterized protein LOC120015244, with protein MGSRVKQFLKKYGGVAVGVHASVSAFSIAGLYIAIKNNIDVNSYLEKWNVPGFSKDPQPHPTQPENEGFPERLTNQSTDVFESKETDRTAEIAKSAGGALALAFLCNKALFPIRAPITLVLTPPVTRFLAKWKIPKASV; from the coding sequence ATGGGATCCAGGGTTAAGCAGTTTTTGAAGAAGTACGGCGGGGTGGCTGTCGGTGTCCATGCATCGGTCTCCGCCTTTTCGATCGCCGGCCTTTACATCGCCATCAAGAACAACATCGACGTGAATTCATATCTTGAGAAGTGGAACGTCCCCGGCTTCTCCAAGGACCCACAACCTCATCCAACCCAACCAGAAAATGAGGGATTTCCAGAAAGACTCACTAATCAATCAACCGATGTGTTTGAAAGCAAGGAGACGGATCGGACGGCTGAGATTGCGAAATCTGCCGGCGGTGCCCTGGCTCTGGCTTTCCTCTGCAATAAGGCTCTGTTTCCGATCCGGGCCCCCATAACTCTCGTTCTAACGCCACCGGTGACGAGGTTCTTGGCCAAGTGGAAGATTCCCAAGGCCAGTGTATGA
- the LOC120015223 gene encoding transcription factor ABORTED MICROSPORES-like isoform X2 produces the protein MPENMNFSNNLAKNTLRSLVGLKGWNYCVIWKLSEDQRFIEWMDCCCAGSDQSIEDGEADRHFPLLSPILPCRDVLFQHSRTKSCELLAHLPSSMALDSGIHAQSLISNQPKWLNFSASSDSNLLEETIGTRVLIPIHGGLIELFVTEQVPEDQHVIDFITTQCNHMSLEDQQEAILNNSSNNMDTCFSTTNNANNNHPMIMNNDQLQSSSNGDLPYDITVDRIRLCSPPMNFLHQFNYSPESKTNNNGDHIFFEGSHDQMQYVDATKEGIDNDSSIKDETTTRQQRSDSVSDSYCSDQNDDEDDNSKFRRSGKGPQSKNLLAERRRRKKLNDRLYTLRSLVPRISKLDRASILGDAIEFVKELKRQAKELQDELEDHDHSDDDDDHNSVMPDILSQNGGPSVGTSIKSGHDHHHHKSPNGFYGTASISKQNNNQDSESTADKAQQMEVQVEVSQIDGNEFFVKVFCEHKIGGFVKLMEALLSLGLEVTNANVASFRGLVSNVFHVEKKDSEMVQADNLRESLMELTRNPSRGLWQTEIMTAKEVAESSNVDYHHHHYQQQHY, from the exons ATGCCAG AAAACATGAATTTCTCCAACAATCTGGCGAAGAATACACTAAGATCCCTTGTGGGTTTGAAGGGATGGAATTATTGTGTGATTTGGAAACTGAGTGAAGATCAAAG GTTCATTGAGTGGATGGATTGCTGTTGTGCTGGAAGTGATCAAAGCATTGAAGATGGAGAAGCTGATCGTCATTTTCCACTGCTCTCTCCTATCCTTCCTTGCAGGGATGTCTTGTTTCAACACTCAAGAACTAAATCTTGTGAACTTCTTGCTCATTTGCCTTCATCCATGGCATTAGATTCCGG GATCCATGCACAAAGTTTGATATCAAATCAACCCAAGTGGTTAAACTTCTCTGCTAGCTCAGATTCAAATCTTCTGGAA GAAACAATTGGGACTAGAGTTTTGATTCCAATTCATGGGGGACTAATTGAGCTCTTTGTCACcgaacaa GTGCCTGAAGATCAACATGTGATAGATTTCATCACAACACAGTGCAACCACATGTCATTGGAGGATCAACAAGAAGCAATATTGAACAATTCAAGCAACAACATGGACACATGCTTCTCAACAACTAACAATGCTAATAATAATCATCCAATGATCATGAACAATGATCAGCTTCAATCATCAAGTAATGGTGATCTCCCATACGACATCACGGTGGATCGAATTAGGCTTTGCAGTCCTCCCATGAACTTCCTGCACCAATTCAATTACTCCCCAGAAAGCAAGACTAACAACAATGGTGATCATATCTTCTTTGAAGGATCTCATGATCAAATGCAGTATGTGGATGCTACAAAGGAAGGGATTGACAATGATTCATCCATCAAGGACGAGACAACGACTAGGCAGCAGCGATCCGATTCTGTCTCGGATAGTTATTGTAGTGATcaaaatgatgatgaagatgacaatTCCAAGTTTAGGAGGAGCGGGAAGGGACCGCAATCCAAGAATCTTTTGgcagagaggaggaggaggaagaagctcAATGACAGGCTCTACACTCTTAGATCTTTGGTTCCTAGAATTTCCAAG CTGGACAGGGCTTCAATTCTTGGGGATGCAATTGAATTTGTGAAGGAGCTAAAAAGGCAAGCAAAAGAACTACAAGATGAGCTTGAAGATCATGATCattcagatgatgatgatgaccacAACAGTGTCATGCCAGACATTTTGAGCCAAAATGGAGGACCTTCAGTTGGGACTAGTATCAAATCTGgacatgatcatcatcatcacaaatCTCCAAATGGGTTTTATGGGACTGCTAGCATCTCCAAACAGAACAATAATCAAGACTCTGAAAGTACTGCTGACAAGGCTCAACAAATGgag gTACAAGTGGAGGTGTCGCAAATAGATGGGAATGAGTTCTTTGTGAAGGTCTTTTGTGAGCATAAAATAGGAGGCTTTGTCAAGTTAATGGAGGCATTGCTTTCTTTGGGCCTGGAAGTGACAAATGCTAATGTGGCCAGCTTCAGAGGCCTTGTCTCTAATGTGTTCCATGTtgag AAAAAGGACAGTGAGATGGTTCAAGCTGATAATTTGAGAGAGTCATTGATGGAGTTGACTAGAAACCCATCAAGAGGATTGTGGCAGACTGAGATCATGACAGCAAAAGAAGTAGCAGAAAGCAGTAATGTGGACTATCACCACCACCATTACCAGCAGCAGCACTACTAG
- the LOC120015223 gene encoding transcription factor ABORTED MICROSPORES-like isoform X1, whose product MDYLCFCLFYFSFVCWSILVLFLLLCSVRRATLITLGTKKRKSLYCMPENMNFSNNLAKNTLRSLVGLKGWNYCVIWKLSEDQRFIEWMDCCCAGSDQSIEDGEADRHFPLLSPILPCRDVLFQHSRTKSCELLAHLPSSMALDSGIHAQSLISNQPKWLNFSASSDSNLLEETIGTRVLIPIHGGLIELFVTEQVPEDQHVIDFITTQCNHMSLEDQQEAILNNSSNNMDTCFSTTNNANNNHPMIMNNDQLQSSSNGDLPYDITVDRIRLCSPPMNFLHQFNYSPESKTNNNGDHIFFEGSHDQMQYVDATKEGIDNDSSIKDETTTRQQRSDSVSDSYCSDQNDDEDDNSKFRRSGKGPQSKNLLAERRRRKKLNDRLYTLRSLVPRISKLDRASILGDAIEFVKELKRQAKELQDELEDHDHSDDDDDHNSVMPDILSQNGGPSVGTSIKSGHDHHHHKSPNGFYGTASISKQNNNQDSESTADKAQQMEVQVEVSQIDGNEFFVKVFCEHKIGGFVKLMEALLSLGLEVTNANVASFRGLVSNVFHVEKKDSEMVQADNLRESLMELTRNPSRGLWQTEIMTAKEVAESSNVDYHHHHYQQQHY is encoded by the exons atggattatctctgtttttgtcttttctacttctcttttgtttgttggtccattcttgttttgtttctccTTCTTTGTTCAGTCAGAAGAGCTACTCTCATAACCCTAGGAACCAAGAAGAGGAAGAGCTTGTATTGCATGCCAG AAAACATGAATTTCTCCAACAATCTGGCGAAGAATACACTAAGATCCCTTGTGGGTTTGAAGGGATGGAATTATTGTGTGATTTGGAAACTGAGTGAAGATCAAAG GTTCATTGAGTGGATGGATTGCTGTTGTGCTGGAAGTGATCAAAGCATTGAAGATGGAGAAGCTGATCGTCATTTTCCACTGCTCTCTCCTATCCTTCCTTGCAGGGATGTCTTGTTTCAACACTCAAGAACTAAATCTTGTGAACTTCTTGCTCATTTGCCTTCATCCATGGCATTAGATTCCGG GATCCATGCACAAAGTTTGATATCAAATCAACCCAAGTGGTTAAACTTCTCTGCTAGCTCAGATTCAAATCTTCTGGAA GAAACAATTGGGACTAGAGTTTTGATTCCAATTCATGGGGGACTAATTGAGCTCTTTGTCACcgaacaa GTGCCTGAAGATCAACATGTGATAGATTTCATCACAACACAGTGCAACCACATGTCATTGGAGGATCAACAAGAAGCAATATTGAACAATTCAAGCAACAACATGGACACATGCTTCTCAACAACTAACAATGCTAATAATAATCATCCAATGATCATGAACAATGATCAGCTTCAATCATCAAGTAATGGTGATCTCCCATACGACATCACGGTGGATCGAATTAGGCTTTGCAGTCCTCCCATGAACTTCCTGCACCAATTCAATTACTCCCCAGAAAGCAAGACTAACAACAATGGTGATCATATCTTCTTTGAAGGATCTCATGATCAAATGCAGTATGTGGATGCTACAAAGGAAGGGATTGACAATGATTCATCCATCAAGGACGAGACAACGACTAGGCAGCAGCGATCCGATTCTGTCTCGGATAGTTATTGTAGTGATcaaaatgatgatgaagatgacaatTCCAAGTTTAGGAGGAGCGGGAAGGGACCGCAATCCAAGAATCTTTTGgcagagaggaggaggaggaagaagctcAATGACAGGCTCTACACTCTTAGATCTTTGGTTCCTAGAATTTCCAAG CTGGACAGGGCTTCAATTCTTGGGGATGCAATTGAATTTGTGAAGGAGCTAAAAAGGCAAGCAAAAGAACTACAAGATGAGCTTGAAGATCATGATCattcagatgatgatgatgaccacAACAGTGTCATGCCAGACATTTTGAGCCAAAATGGAGGACCTTCAGTTGGGACTAGTATCAAATCTGgacatgatcatcatcatcacaaatCTCCAAATGGGTTTTATGGGACTGCTAGCATCTCCAAACAGAACAATAATCAAGACTCTGAAAGTACTGCTGACAAGGCTCAACAAATGgag gTACAAGTGGAGGTGTCGCAAATAGATGGGAATGAGTTCTTTGTGAAGGTCTTTTGTGAGCATAAAATAGGAGGCTTTGTCAAGTTAATGGAGGCATTGCTTTCTTTGGGCCTGGAAGTGACAAATGCTAATGTGGCCAGCTTCAGAGGCCTTGTCTCTAATGTGTTCCATGTtgag AAAAAGGACAGTGAGATGGTTCAAGCTGATAATTTGAGAGAGTCATTGATGGAGTTGACTAGAAACCCATCAAGAGGATTGTGGCAGACTGAGATCATGACAGCAAAAGAAGTAGCAGAAAGCAGTAATGTGGACTATCACCACCACCATTACCAGCAGCAGCACTACTAG
- the LOC120015252 gene encoding glycerate dehydrogenase-like, which yields MANKPVAIEVCNPNGKYGVVSTKPMLGSRWINILIEQDCRVEICTQKKNILSVEDIVALTGDKCDRVIGQVMYCKLV from the exons ATGGCTAATAAGCCTGTTGCGATTGAAGTTTGCAACCCAAATGGGAAGTACGGGGTTGTTAGCACCAAACCCATGCTGGGATCTCGCTGGATCAATATATTAATCGAGCAAGATTGTCGTGTTGAA ATATGCACACAGAAGAAGAATATTTTGTCTGTGGAGGATATTGTGGCTCTAACTGGTGATAAATGTGACAGAGTCATTGGACAGGTGATGTATTGTAAACTCGTTTAG
- the LOC120017148 gene encoding uncharacterized protein LOC120017148 produces MERLLYSSSPTPLKTQLKQQQSSPYLSRLGRFHSSRLGLFSSPRLDFRRVSSLICRNENPASPCRKLSALSVSRVDSSVGSIPNSHFLKEIPNDGSTHQKAVSARTFVVFSALVVALLHPIFASPAFATFQTAAKTAGGGAAAAAVGRKLIRTELLSSAWTGFFAGCLHTLSGPDHLAALAPLSIGRTRMESAAVGALWGCGHDAGQVIFGLLFLLLKDQLHIEVIRTWGTIVVGLTLLVIGAMGIREASEVPTPCVALGNGECDIGVYEELQNPKAGKKKVGFATFATGIVHGLQPDALMMVLPALALPSRMAGAAFLIMFLVGTVFAMGSYTVFIGSCSQALKDRVPRITEKLTWASSLIAIALGLAIIISQFFGLTLY; encoded by the exons ATGGAGAGGCTTCTGTATTCGTCCTCTCCAACCCCTCTGAAAACCCAACTCAAACAACAACAATCGTCTCCTTATCTATCTCGACTGGGACGATTTCACTCTTCAAGACTTGGTCTTTTCTCATCGCCTCGCTTGGATTTCAGGCGGGTATCCTCACTTATCTGCAGAAATGAGAACCCAGCAAGTCCTTGCAGAAAATTGTCGGCACTCTCTGTTTCCCGGGTTGACTCGTCAGTTGGGTCGATACCCAATTCCCATTTTCTCAAGGAGATCCCTAATGACGGCTCTACGCATCAAAAG GCAGTAAGTGCCCGGACATTCGTGGTATTCTCTGCTCTCGTTGTGGCCTTGCTCCATCCAATTTTTGCATCACCAGCTTTTGCAACCTTCCAAACTGCAGCTAAGACtgctggtggtggtgctgctgctgctgcagttGGGAGAAAACTGATTCGAACTGAGTTACTAAGTAGTGCTTGGACTGGTTTCTTTGCTGGCTGTTTACATACGCTGTCAGGTCCTGACCATCTAGCTGCTTTAGCTCCACTGTCAATCGGTCGTACTCGAATGGAGAGTGCTGCCGTTGGAGCTCTATGGGGCTGCGGTCACGATGCAGGTCAGGTCATCTTTGGTTTACTATTTCTACTTTTAAAAGATCAGCTACATATTGAAGTTATCAGAACTTGGGGCACAATAGTGGTCGGTTTGACTCTACTCGTTATTGGTGCTATGGGAATTCGAGAGGCTTCTGAGGTTCCTACTCCTTGTGTTGCTCTTGGGAATGGCGAGTGTGACATTGGTGTATACGAAGAGCTTCAGAACCCCAAAGCTGGAAAGAAGAAGGTTGGCTTTGCTACTTTTGCCACTGGGATTGTGCATGGGCTGCAACCGGATGCACTAATGATGGTATTGCCTGCACTTGCTTTGCCTTCTCGTATGGCTGGTGCTGCTTTTCTTATTATGTTTCTAGTCGGGACTGTATTCGCAATGGGAAGCTATACAGTATTTATTGGATCATGTAGTCAGGCGTTAAAAGATCGGGTACCTAGAATTACTGAAAAACTCACTTGGGCTTCTTCCCTGATCGCAATTGCTTTAGGCCTTGCCATAATCATTAGCCAGTTTTTTGGATTGACCCTGTACTGA
- the LOC120015956 gene encoding probable BOI-related E3 ubiquitin-protein ligase 2: MAIQAHSPLLGTQDSMENGWVNQSFSDLQQQQQFQNQQQMYQNQNLLASNSLKNSMVNTNTTSLPSMPFYQSLAAQEEKQRQEMDQFIRLQNERLRLMLREQRKQQLGMVLKKIESTTMPLLRQKDEEIAQGTKRAMELEDFLKRLEMENQAWQRTAQENEAMVVSLNNTLEQLMENNNNGSCGGFYGREAEDVESCCDADEDKKAELNREEQKMMVCRGCKSRNSCVLFLPCRHLCSCQVCESFLDSCPICNTVKNASIEVLL; the protein is encoded by the exons ATGGCTATACAAGCCCACTCTCCATTGTTGGGTACTCAGGATTCGATGGAGAATGGTTGGGTTAACCAGTCATTCTCTGATCTTCAACAGCAACAGCAGTTTCAAAACCAGCAACAGATGTATCAGAATCAGAATCTACTTGCATCAAATTCCTTGAAGAACAGCATGGTCAACACCAACACCACCAGTCTTCCTTCAATGCCTTTCTATCAAAGCTTGGCCGCTCAGGAGGAGAAACAGAGACAAGAAATGGATCAATTCATCAGATTGCAG AATGAGAGATTGAGATTGATGTTGAGGGAGCAGAGGAAGCAACAATTGGGCATGGTGTTGAAGAAAATAGAATCAACAACAATGCCTTTGTTGAGACAGAAAGACGAAGAGATAGCACAAGGGACCAAAAGAGCAATGgagcttgaagatttcttgaagaGATTGGAGATGGAGAACCAAGCGTGGCAGAGAACAGCACAAGAGAACGAGGCCATGGTTGTTTCCCTAAACAACACGCTTGAGCAACTAATGGAAAACAACAACAATGGTTCTTGCGGTGGATTCTATGGTCGTGAGGCAGAGGACGTTGAGTCTTGCTGTGATGCGGATGAAGACAAGAAAGCGGAGTTGAACAGAGAGGAACAGAAGATGATGGTCTGCAGAGGATGCAAGTCTAGGAATTCGTGCGTTCTGTTCCTTCCTTGCAGACACCTTTGTTCATGCCAAGTCTGTGAATCCTTTCTTGATTCGTGCCCAATTTGCAATACCGTAAAGAACGCCAGCATTGAGGTTTTGCTTTAG